A window from Solanum stenotomum isolate F172 chromosome 5, ASM1918654v1, whole genome shotgun sequence encodes these proteins:
- the LOC125865841 gene encoding putative RING-type E3 ubiquitin transferase C3H69: protein MSKRVLCKFFAHGACLKGDHCEFSHDWNNPSNNVCTYYQKGACAYGSRCRYDHVKLSRSQPSAQSSAQPQQYLLSSSAPTNVPPGMGAHNADVVPGISTEYLASSRPYDASSQPAWNQKSELQDALEIDDMIELNSDNPADRSICAFAAAGNCPRGEKCPRVHGDMCPTCGKHCLHPFRAEEREEHIKTCENKQKHLDLLKRSQEIECSVCLERVLSKSTAAERKFGILSECDHPFCVSCIRNWRGSSSSGMDVNSALRACPICRKLSYFVIPSVIWYFTKEEKEEIVDNYKNKLRSIDCKHFDFGNGTCPFGTSCFYKHQHRDGRLEEVVLRHLGSEDGSTVIAKNIRLSDFLRNLEIR, encoded by the exons ATGTCCAAAAG GGTTCTTTGCAAGTTCTTTGCACATGGGGCATGTCTGAAGGGGGATCATTGTGAGTTTTCACATGATTGGAACAATCCTTCTAATAAT GTATGCACCTACTACCAAAAAGGAGCTTGTGCTTATGGAAGCAGGTGTAGATATGATCATGTTAAACTGTCTCGATCACAGCCTTCAGCTCAATCTTCAGCACAACCTCAACAATATCTGCTTTCAAGTTCTGCACCTACCAATGTGCCTCCTGGAATGGGTGCACATAATGCAGATGTTGTGCCAGGTATTTCTACTGAGTATTTAGCTTCAAGCAGACCTTATGATGCTTCCAGCCAACCAGCATGGAACCAAAAGTCGGAGCTTCAAGATGCATTGGAGATTGATGACATGATTGAGTTAAACAGTGATAATCCAGCTGATCGGTCAATCTGTGCTTTTGCTGCTGCTGGTAATTGTCCTCGGGGAGAAAAGTGTCCTCGTGTTCATGGAGATATGTGTCCAACCTGCGGAAAGCATTGCTTGCATCCTTTCAGGGCTGAGGAAAGAGAGGAGCATATAAAAACATGTGAGAACAAGCAAAAGCACCTTGATTTATTGAAGCGCAGTCAAGAAATAGAATGCAGTGTATGCCTTGAACGTGTTCTTTCCAAGTCAACAGCAGCTGAGAGGAAGTTTGGGATCCTTTCTGAGTGTGATCATCCGTTTTGCGTATCGTGTATAAGGAATTGGCGTGGCAGTTCTTCCTCTGGGATGGATGTTAATTCTGCACTGAGGGCTTGCCCCATATGCCGAAAGCTTTCATATTTTGTCATTCCAAGTGTTATTTGGTACttcacaaaagaagaaaaggaagaaatagTTGACAACTACAAAAACAAACTCAG aTCTATCGACTGCAAGCACTTTGACTTTGGGAATGGGACTTGTCCATTTGGGACTAGCTGTTTCTACAAG CATCAACACCGTGATGGTCGTCTGGAGGAAGTGGTACTACGCCATCTTGGTTCTGAAGATGGTAGCACAGTAATCGCTAAAAATATCAG GCTCTCGGACTTCCTTAGGAATTTGGAAATTAGGTGA